Proteins from one Salarias fasciatus chromosome 14, fSalaFa1.1, whole genome shotgun sequence genomic window:
- the eml2 gene encoding echinoderm microtubule-associated protein-like 2 isoform X2: protein MRAAGGGQRMSERIASCGSLCDSSNLLLQYCNDDTVSASSNMDMEDRVSHLEQRLQLQEDEIQLLKAALADALRRLGYCEEAAQGQQAGGGHPGRRTLATSASAAPTKVRQLLQALPSRPLSNGYVQQKRLLSSPSSPKKEVLQSIKRKSMSTERLTLVRREMAAESRSRTTSSSSSSGGKSKSKECTFNAEDGYVRMFLRGRPVTMHVPSQQRDGYSLDLKAALPDHKLKLQWVYGYRGRDCRSNLYLLPTGEIVYFNASVVVLYNTEEQHQRHYLGHNDDVKCLSVHPDMVTIATGQVAGNSKDGKLLAPHVRVWDSVSLNTLHVIGMGVFDRAVTCVAFSKSNGGSFLCAVDDANDHILSVWNWQKEKQLADVKCSNESVLAAVFHPTDANLIVTCGKSHINFWTMEGNTLTKRQGLFEKHEKPKYVLCVAFSEDGDAITGDSSGNIYVWAKGGNRISQVVSGAHEGGIFSICVLKNGTMVSGGGKDRKVVLWDKYRKQSEMEVGDSFGPVRALTEGISGELFIGTTKNAILRAAFPDTLTPIVQGHTDELWGLDVHPSLEQFVTCAQDKQVHLWDTSSHQPLWSKTIEDPGRSAGFHPSGAVLAVGTMTGRWLVLDTDTRDLVSMHTDGNEIISNVKYSPDGNFLAVASHDNFVYIYAVTESGRKYSRVGKCTGHSSFVTHLDWSVCSQYLVTNSGDYEILFWEASNGKHVTNMDTVRNLEWATSTCTLGFSTFGIWPDGADGTDINAVCRSHDGALLASADDFGKVHLFSFPCSQPRAPSHEYGGHSSHVTNVAFLHDNSRLISTGGKDTSILQWVVA, encoded by the exons ATGAGAGCAGCCGGAGGCGGCCAGAGGATGTCGGAGAGGATCGCTTCGTGCGGGAGTCTGTGTGACAGCAGCAACCTGCTGCTACAGTACTGCAAC GATGACACGGTGTCGGCCAGCAGCAACATGGACATGGAGGACCGCGTCTCCCACCtggagcagcggctgcagctgcaggaggacgagATCCAGCTGCTGAAGGCGGCGCTGGCCGACGCGCTGCGGCGACTGGGCTACTGCGAGGAGGCCGCCCAGGGCCAGCAGGCGGGCGGGGGCCACCCCGGGAGGAGGACCCTGGCTACCTCAGCCTCAGCTGCACCCACCAAGG TGCGTCAGCTCCTGCAGGCTCTTCCCTCCAGGCCTCTGAGTAACGGCTACGTTCAGCAGAAGCGCCTCCTTTCCTCCCCGTCTTCTCCAAAGAAGGAGGTGCTGCAGTCCATTAAGAG GAAGAGCATGTCCACAGAGCGCCTCACCCTGGTGAGGAGAGAGATGGCAGCAGAGAGTCGCAGTCGAACCAcctcatccagcagctcctccgggGGGAAAAG CAAATCCAAAGAATGCACCTTCAATGCAG AGGACGGCTACGTGAGGATGTTCCTCCGCGGCCGGCCCGTCACCATGCACGTGCCGTCCCAGCAGAGGGACGGCTACAGCCTGGACCTCAAGGCGGCGCTGCCCGACCACAAGCTCAAGCTGCAGTGGGT GTACGGCTACCGCGGCCGGGACTGCCGCTCCAACCTGTACCTGCTGCCCACCGGGGAGATCGTGTACTTCAACGCCTCGGTGGTGGTGCTGTACAACACCGAGGAGCAGCACCAGCGGCACTACCTGGGCCACAACGACGACGTCAAGTG tTTGAGTGTGCATCCTGACATGGTCACCATAGCAACGGGACAAGTGGCTGGAAACTCTAAAGACGGGAAG ctgctggcgcCTCACGTGCGCGTCTGGGACTCGGTGAGCCTCAACACGCTGCACGTCATTGGAATGGGGGTGTTCGACCGGGCCGTCACCTGCGTGGCTTTCTCCAAGTCG AACGGAGGCTCCTTCCTCTGCGCCGTGGACGACGCCAACGACCACATCTTGTCAGTCTGGAACTGGcagaaggagaagcagctggCCGACGTCAAG TGCTCCAATGAGTCGGTCCTGGCCGCCGTGTTTCACCCCACGGACGCCAACCTGATCGTCACGTGTGGAAAATCTCACATCAACTTCTGGACCATGGAGGGAAACACTCTGACCAAGAGGCAGGGCCTGTTCGAG AAACACGAGAAACCAAAGTACGTGTTGTGCGTGGCCTTCTCTGAGGATGGAGACGCCATCACCGGAGACTCCAGCGGGAACATCTACGTCTGGGCCAAAG GTGGGAACCGCATCTCTCAGGTGGTGTCGGGGGCCCACGAGGGGGGCATCTTCTCCATCTGCGTCCTGAAGAACGGCACCATGGTGTCCGGAGGGGGGAAAGACCGCAAGGTGGTGCTGTGGGACAAGTACAGGAAGCAGTCCGAGATGGAG gtgggAGACTCGTTCGGGCCCGTCCGGGCTCTGACTGAAGGAATATCTGGAGAACTCTTCATTGGAACCACGAAGAACGCCATCCTGAGAGCCGCCTTCCCCGACACGCTCACTCCCATCGTCCAG GGCCACACGGACGAGCTGTGGGGTCTGGACGTCCACCCCTCCCTGGAGCAGTTCGTCACCTGCGCTCAGGACAAGCAGGTCCACCTCTGGGACACCAGCTCCCATCAGCCCCTCTGGAGCAAGACCATCGAG GACCCGGGGAGGTCTGCAGGCTTCCATCCCAGCGGCGCTGTCTTGGCTGTGGGGACCATGACCGGGAG atggTTGGTGCTGGACACTGACACCCGGGATCTTGTTTCTATGCACACGGACGGGAACGAGATCATTTCCAATGTGAAGTACTCTCCAG ATGGAAACTTCCTGGCCGTCGCTTCCCATGACAACTTTGTTTACATCTACGCCGTGACGGAGAGCGGCCGGAAGTACAGCCGCGTGGGGAAATGCACC GGACACTCCAGCTTCGTCACACACCTGGACTGGTCCGTCTGCAGTCAGTACCTGGTCACCAACTCAGGAGACTATGAGATCCTCTTCT GGGAGGCGTCCAACGGCAAACACGTGACCAACATGGACACGGTGCGCAACCTGGAGTGGGCCACGTCCACGTGCACCCTGGGCTTCAGCACCTTCG GAATCTGgccagatggagcagacggCACGGACATCAACGCCGTGTGCAGGTCACATGACGGAGCCCTGCTGGCGTCCGCCGACGACTTCGGCAAAGTGCACTTGTTTTCCTTCCCCTGCTCTCAGCCGAGG gcTCCGAGTCACGAGTACGGCGGCCACAGCAGTCACGTGACCAACGTTGCCTTCCTGCACGACAACAGCCGCCTGATCTCCACCGGCGGGAAAGACACCAGCATCCTGCAGTGGGTGGTGGCCTAG
- the eml2 gene encoding echinoderm microtubule-associated protein-like 2 isoform X3, whose product MADDTVSASSNMDMEDRVSHLEQRLQLQEDEIQLLKAALADALRRLGYCEEAAQGQQAGGGHPGRRTLATSASAAPTKVRQLLQALPSRPLSNGYVQQKRLLSSPSSPKKEVLQSIKRKSMSTERLTLVRREMAAESRSRTTSSSSSSGGKSKSKECTFNAEDGYVRMFLRGRPVTMHVPSQQRDGYSLDLKAALPDHKLKLQWVYGYRGRDCRSNLYLLPTGEIVYFNASVVVLYNTEEQHQRHYLGHNDDVKCLSVHPDMVTIATGQVAGNSKDGKLLAPHVRVWDSVSLNTLHVIGMGVFDRAVTCVAFSKSNGGSFLCAVDDANDHILSVWNWQKEKQLADVKCSNESVLAAVFHPTDANLIVTCGKSHINFWTMEGNTLTKRQGLFEKHEKPKYVLCVAFSEDGDAITGDSSGNIYVWAKGGNRISQVVSGAHEGGIFSICVLKNGTMVSGGGKDRKVVLWDKYRKQSEMEVGDSFGPVRALTEGISGELFIGTTKNAILRAAFPDTLTPIVQGHTDELWGLDVHPSLEQFVTCAQDKQVHLWDTSSHQPLWSKTIEDPGRSAGFHPSGAVLAVGTMTGRWLVLDTDTRDLVSMHTDGNEIISNVKYSPDGNFLAVASHDNFVYIYAVTESGRKYSRVGKCTGHSSFVTHLDWSVCSQYLVTNSGDYEILFWEASNGKHVTNMDTVRNLEWATSTCTLGFSTFGIWPDGADGTDINAVCRSHDGALLASADDFGKVHLFSFPCSQPRAPSHEYGGHSSHVTNVAFLHDNSRLISTGGKDTSILQWVVA is encoded by the exons ATGGCAG ATGACACGGTGTCGGCCAGCAGCAACATGGACATGGAGGACCGCGTCTCCCACCtggagcagcggctgcagctgcaggaggacgagATCCAGCTGCTGAAGGCGGCGCTGGCCGACGCGCTGCGGCGACTGGGCTACTGCGAGGAGGCCGCCCAGGGCCAGCAGGCGGGCGGGGGCCACCCCGGGAGGAGGACCCTGGCTACCTCAGCCTCAGCTGCACCCACCAAGG TGCGTCAGCTCCTGCAGGCTCTTCCCTCCAGGCCTCTGAGTAACGGCTACGTTCAGCAGAAGCGCCTCCTTTCCTCCCCGTCTTCTCCAAAGAAGGAGGTGCTGCAGTCCATTAAGAG GAAGAGCATGTCCACAGAGCGCCTCACCCTGGTGAGGAGAGAGATGGCAGCAGAGAGTCGCAGTCGAACCAcctcatccagcagctcctccgggGGGAAAAG CAAATCCAAAGAATGCACCTTCAATGCAG AGGACGGCTACGTGAGGATGTTCCTCCGCGGCCGGCCCGTCACCATGCACGTGCCGTCCCAGCAGAGGGACGGCTACAGCCTGGACCTCAAGGCGGCGCTGCCCGACCACAAGCTCAAGCTGCAGTGGGT GTACGGCTACCGCGGCCGGGACTGCCGCTCCAACCTGTACCTGCTGCCCACCGGGGAGATCGTGTACTTCAACGCCTCGGTGGTGGTGCTGTACAACACCGAGGAGCAGCACCAGCGGCACTACCTGGGCCACAACGACGACGTCAAGTG tTTGAGTGTGCATCCTGACATGGTCACCATAGCAACGGGACAAGTGGCTGGAAACTCTAAAGACGGGAAG ctgctggcgcCTCACGTGCGCGTCTGGGACTCGGTGAGCCTCAACACGCTGCACGTCATTGGAATGGGGGTGTTCGACCGGGCCGTCACCTGCGTGGCTTTCTCCAAGTCG AACGGAGGCTCCTTCCTCTGCGCCGTGGACGACGCCAACGACCACATCTTGTCAGTCTGGAACTGGcagaaggagaagcagctggCCGACGTCAAG TGCTCCAATGAGTCGGTCCTGGCCGCCGTGTTTCACCCCACGGACGCCAACCTGATCGTCACGTGTGGAAAATCTCACATCAACTTCTGGACCATGGAGGGAAACACTCTGACCAAGAGGCAGGGCCTGTTCGAG AAACACGAGAAACCAAAGTACGTGTTGTGCGTGGCCTTCTCTGAGGATGGAGACGCCATCACCGGAGACTCCAGCGGGAACATCTACGTCTGGGCCAAAG GTGGGAACCGCATCTCTCAGGTGGTGTCGGGGGCCCACGAGGGGGGCATCTTCTCCATCTGCGTCCTGAAGAACGGCACCATGGTGTCCGGAGGGGGGAAAGACCGCAAGGTGGTGCTGTGGGACAAGTACAGGAAGCAGTCCGAGATGGAG gtgggAGACTCGTTCGGGCCCGTCCGGGCTCTGACTGAAGGAATATCTGGAGAACTCTTCATTGGAACCACGAAGAACGCCATCCTGAGAGCCGCCTTCCCCGACACGCTCACTCCCATCGTCCAG GGCCACACGGACGAGCTGTGGGGTCTGGACGTCCACCCCTCCCTGGAGCAGTTCGTCACCTGCGCTCAGGACAAGCAGGTCCACCTCTGGGACACCAGCTCCCATCAGCCCCTCTGGAGCAAGACCATCGAG GACCCGGGGAGGTCTGCAGGCTTCCATCCCAGCGGCGCTGTCTTGGCTGTGGGGACCATGACCGGGAG atggTTGGTGCTGGACACTGACACCCGGGATCTTGTTTCTATGCACACGGACGGGAACGAGATCATTTCCAATGTGAAGTACTCTCCAG ATGGAAACTTCCTGGCCGTCGCTTCCCATGACAACTTTGTTTACATCTACGCCGTGACGGAGAGCGGCCGGAAGTACAGCCGCGTGGGGAAATGCACC GGACACTCCAGCTTCGTCACACACCTGGACTGGTCCGTCTGCAGTCAGTACCTGGTCACCAACTCAGGAGACTATGAGATCCTCTTCT GGGAGGCGTCCAACGGCAAACACGTGACCAACATGGACACGGTGCGCAACCTGGAGTGGGCCACGTCCACGTGCACCCTGGGCTTCAGCACCTTCG GAATCTGgccagatggagcagacggCACGGACATCAACGCCGTGTGCAGGTCACATGACGGAGCCCTGCTGGCGTCCGCCGACGACTTCGGCAAAGTGCACTTGTTTTCCTTCCCCTGCTCTCAGCCGAGG gcTCCGAGTCACGAGTACGGCGGCCACAGCAGTCACGTGACCAACGTTGCCTTCCTGCACGACAACAGCCGCCTGATCTCCACCGGCGGGAAAGACACCAGCATCCTGCAGTGGGTGGTGGCCTAG
- the eml2 gene encoding echinoderm microtubule-associated protein-like 2 isoform X1 → MRAAGGGQRMSERIASCGSLCDSSNLLLQYCNNDDTVSASSNMDMEDRVSHLEQRLQLQEDEIQLLKAALADALRRLGYCEEAAQGQQAGGGHPGRRTLATSASAAPTKVRQLLQALPSRPLSNGYVQQKRLLSSPSSPKKEVLQSIKRKSMSTERLTLVRREMAAESRSRTTSSSSSSGGKSKSKECTFNAEDGYVRMFLRGRPVTMHVPSQQRDGYSLDLKAALPDHKLKLQWVYGYRGRDCRSNLYLLPTGEIVYFNASVVVLYNTEEQHQRHYLGHNDDVKCLSVHPDMVTIATGQVAGNSKDGKLLAPHVRVWDSVSLNTLHVIGMGVFDRAVTCVAFSKSNGGSFLCAVDDANDHILSVWNWQKEKQLADVKCSNESVLAAVFHPTDANLIVTCGKSHINFWTMEGNTLTKRQGLFEKHEKPKYVLCVAFSEDGDAITGDSSGNIYVWAKGGNRISQVVSGAHEGGIFSICVLKNGTMVSGGGKDRKVVLWDKYRKQSEMEVGDSFGPVRALTEGISGELFIGTTKNAILRAAFPDTLTPIVQGHTDELWGLDVHPSLEQFVTCAQDKQVHLWDTSSHQPLWSKTIEDPGRSAGFHPSGAVLAVGTMTGRWLVLDTDTRDLVSMHTDGNEIISNVKYSPDGNFLAVASHDNFVYIYAVTESGRKYSRVGKCTGHSSFVTHLDWSVCSQYLVTNSGDYEILFWEASNGKHVTNMDTVRNLEWATSTCTLGFSTFGIWPDGADGTDINAVCRSHDGALLASADDFGKVHLFSFPCSQPRAPSHEYGGHSSHVTNVAFLHDNSRLISTGGKDTSILQWVVA, encoded by the exons ATGAGAGCAGCCGGAGGCGGCCAGAGGATGTCGGAGAGGATCGCTTCGTGCGGGAGTCTGTGTGACAGCAGCAACCTGCTGCTACAGTACTGCAACAACG ATGACACGGTGTCGGCCAGCAGCAACATGGACATGGAGGACCGCGTCTCCCACCtggagcagcggctgcagctgcaggaggacgagATCCAGCTGCTGAAGGCGGCGCTGGCCGACGCGCTGCGGCGACTGGGCTACTGCGAGGAGGCCGCCCAGGGCCAGCAGGCGGGCGGGGGCCACCCCGGGAGGAGGACCCTGGCTACCTCAGCCTCAGCTGCACCCACCAAGG TGCGTCAGCTCCTGCAGGCTCTTCCCTCCAGGCCTCTGAGTAACGGCTACGTTCAGCAGAAGCGCCTCCTTTCCTCCCCGTCTTCTCCAAAGAAGGAGGTGCTGCAGTCCATTAAGAG GAAGAGCATGTCCACAGAGCGCCTCACCCTGGTGAGGAGAGAGATGGCAGCAGAGAGTCGCAGTCGAACCAcctcatccagcagctcctccgggGGGAAAAG CAAATCCAAAGAATGCACCTTCAATGCAG AGGACGGCTACGTGAGGATGTTCCTCCGCGGCCGGCCCGTCACCATGCACGTGCCGTCCCAGCAGAGGGACGGCTACAGCCTGGACCTCAAGGCGGCGCTGCCCGACCACAAGCTCAAGCTGCAGTGGGT GTACGGCTACCGCGGCCGGGACTGCCGCTCCAACCTGTACCTGCTGCCCACCGGGGAGATCGTGTACTTCAACGCCTCGGTGGTGGTGCTGTACAACACCGAGGAGCAGCACCAGCGGCACTACCTGGGCCACAACGACGACGTCAAGTG tTTGAGTGTGCATCCTGACATGGTCACCATAGCAACGGGACAAGTGGCTGGAAACTCTAAAGACGGGAAG ctgctggcgcCTCACGTGCGCGTCTGGGACTCGGTGAGCCTCAACACGCTGCACGTCATTGGAATGGGGGTGTTCGACCGGGCCGTCACCTGCGTGGCTTTCTCCAAGTCG AACGGAGGCTCCTTCCTCTGCGCCGTGGACGACGCCAACGACCACATCTTGTCAGTCTGGAACTGGcagaaggagaagcagctggCCGACGTCAAG TGCTCCAATGAGTCGGTCCTGGCCGCCGTGTTTCACCCCACGGACGCCAACCTGATCGTCACGTGTGGAAAATCTCACATCAACTTCTGGACCATGGAGGGAAACACTCTGACCAAGAGGCAGGGCCTGTTCGAG AAACACGAGAAACCAAAGTACGTGTTGTGCGTGGCCTTCTCTGAGGATGGAGACGCCATCACCGGAGACTCCAGCGGGAACATCTACGTCTGGGCCAAAG GTGGGAACCGCATCTCTCAGGTGGTGTCGGGGGCCCACGAGGGGGGCATCTTCTCCATCTGCGTCCTGAAGAACGGCACCATGGTGTCCGGAGGGGGGAAAGACCGCAAGGTGGTGCTGTGGGACAAGTACAGGAAGCAGTCCGAGATGGAG gtgggAGACTCGTTCGGGCCCGTCCGGGCTCTGACTGAAGGAATATCTGGAGAACTCTTCATTGGAACCACGAAGAACGCCATCCTGAGAGCCGCCTTCCCCGACACGCTCACTCCCATCGTCCAG GGCCACACGGACGAGCTGTGGGGTCTGGACGTCCACCCCTCCCTGGAGCAGTTCGTCACCTGCGCTCAGGACAAGCAGGTCCACCTCTGGGACACCAGCTCCCATCAGCCCCTCTGGAGCAAGACCATCGAG GACCCGGGGAGGTCTGCAGGCTTCCATCCCAGCGGCGCTGTCTTGGCTGTGGGGACCATGACCGGGAG atggTTGGTGCTGGACACTGACACCCGGGATCTTGTTTCTATGCACACGGACGGGAACGAGATCATTTCCAATGTGAAGTACTCTCCAG ATGGAAACTTCCTGGCCGTCGCTTCCCATGACAACTTTGTTTACATCTACGCCGTGACGGAGAGCGGCCGGAAGTACAGCCGCGTGGGGAAATGCACC GGACACTCCAGCTTCGTCACACACCTGGACTGGTCCGTCTGCAGTCAGTACCTGGTCACCAACTCAGGAGACTATGAGATCCTCTTCT GGGAGGCGTCCAACGGCAAACACGTGACCAACATGGACACGGTGCGCAACCTGGAGTGGGCCACGTCCACGTGCACCCTGGGCTTCAGCACCTTCG GAATCTGgccagatggagcagacggCACGGACATCAACGCCGTGTGCAGGTCACATGACGGAGCCCTGCTGGCGTCCGCCGACGACTTCGGCAAAGTGCACTTGTTTTCCTTCCCCTGCTCTCAGCCGAGG gcTCCGAGTCACGAGTACGGCGGCCACAGCAGTCACGTGACCAACGTTGCCTTCCTGCACGACAACAGCCGCCTGATCTCCACCGGCGGGAAAGACACCAGCATCCTGCAGTGGGTGGTGGCCTAG
- the eml2 gene encoding echinoderm microtubule-associated protein-like 2 isoform X4 gives MKRSSSKSKECTFNAEDGYVRMFLRGRPVTMHVPSQQRDGYSLDLKAALPDHKLKLQWVYGYRGRDCRSNLYLLPTGEIVYFNASVVVLYNTEEQHQRHYLGHNDDVKCLSVHPDMVTIATGQVAGNSKDGKLLAPHVRVWDSVSLNTLHVIGMGVFDRAVTCVAFSKSNGGSFLCAVDDANDHILSVWNWQKEKQLADVKCSNESVLAAVFHPTDANLIVTCGKSHINFWTMEGNTLTKRQGLFEKHEKPKYVLCVAFSEDGDAITGDSSGNIYVWAKGGNRISQVVSGAHEGGIFSICVLKNGTMVSGGGKDRKVVLWDKYRKQSEMEVGDSFGPVRALTEGISGELFIGTTKNAILRAAFPDTLTPIVQGHTDELWGLDVHPSLEQFVTCAQDKQVHLWDTSSHQPLWSKTIEDPGRSAGFHPSGAVLAVGTMTGRWLVLDTDTRDLVSMHTDGNEIISNVKYSPDGNFLAVASHDNFVYIYAVTESGRKYSRVGKCTGHSSFVTHLDWSVCSQYLVTNSGDYEILFWEASNGKHVTNMDTVRNLEWATSTCTLGFSTFGIWPDGADGTDINAVCRSHDGALLASADDFGKVHLFSFPCSQPRAPSHEYGGHSSHVTNVAFLHDNSRLISTGGKDTSILQWVVA, from the exons ATGAAGAGGTCGTCCAG CAAATCCAAAGAATGCACCTTCAATGCAG AGGACGGCTACGTGAGGATGTTCCTCCGCGGCCGGCCCGTCACCATGCACGTGCCGTCCCAGCAGAGGGACGGCTACAGCCTGGACCTCAAGGCGGCGCTGCCCGACCACAAGCTCAAGCTGCAGTGGGT GTACGGCTACCGCGGCCGGGACTGCCGCTCCAACCTGTACCTGCTGCCCACCGGGGAGATCGTGTACTTCAACGCCTCGGTGGTGGTGCTGTACAACACCGAGGAGCAGCACCAGCGGCACTACCTGGGCCACAACGACGACGTCAAGTG tTTGAGTGTGCATCCTGACATGGTCACCATAGCAACGGGACAAGTGGCTGGAAACTCTAAAGACGGGAAG ctgctggcgcCTCACGTGCGCGTCTGGGACTCGGTGAGCCTCAACACGCTGCACGTCATTGGAATGGGGGTGTTCGACCGGGCCGTCACCTGCGTGGCTTTCTCCAAGTCG AACGGAGGCTCCTTCCTCTGCGCCGTGGACGACGCCAACGACCACATCTTGTCAGTCTGGAACTGGcagaaggagaagcagctggCCGACGTCAAG TGCTCCAATGAGTCGGTCCTGGCCGCCGTGTTTCACCCCACGGACGCCAACCTGATCGTCACGTGTGGAAAATCTCACATCAACTTCTGGACCATGGAGGGAAACACTCTGACCAAGAGGCAGGGCCTGTTCGAG AAACACGAGAAACCAAAGTACGTGTTGTGCGTGGCCTTCTCTGAGGATGGAGACGCCATCACCGGAGACTCCAGCGGGAACATCTACGTCTGGGCCAAAG GTGGGAACCGCATCTCTCAGGTGGTGTCGGGGGCCCACGAGGGGGGCATCTTCTCCATCTGCGTCCTGAAGAACGGCACCATGGTGTCCGGAGGGGGGAAAGACCGCAAGGTGGTGCTGTGGGACAAGTACAGGAAGCAGTCCGAGATGGAG gtgggAGACTCGTTCGGGCCCGTCCGGGCTCTGACTGAAGGAATATCTGGAGAACTCTTCATTGGAACCACGAAGAACGCCATCCTGAGAGCCGCCTTCCCCGACACGCTCACTCCCATCGTCCAG GGCCACACGGACGAGCTGTGGGGTCTGGACGTCCACCCCTCCCTGGAGCAGTTCGTCACCTGCGCTCAGGACAAGCAGGTCCACCTCTGGGACACCAGCTCCCATCAGCCCCTCTGGAGCAAGACCATCGAG GACCCGGGGAGGTCTGCAGGCTTCCATCCCAGCGGCGCTGTCTTGGCTGTGGGGACCATGACCGGGAG atggTTGGTGCTGGACACTGACACCCGGGATCTTGTTTCTATGCACACGGACGGGAACGAGATCATTTCCAATGTGAAGTACTCTCCAG ATGGAAACTTCCTGGCCGTCGCTTCCCATGACAACTTTGTTTACATCTACGCCGTGACGGAGAGCGGCCGGAAGTACAGCCGCGTGGGGAAATGCACC GGACACTCCAGCTTCGTCACACACCTGGACTGGTCCGTCTGCAGTCAGTACCTGGTCACCAACTCAGGAGACTATGAGATCCTCTTCT GGGAGGCGTCCAACGGCAAACACGTGACCAACATGGACACGGTGCGCAACCTGGAGTGGGCCACGTCCACGTGCACCCTGGGCTTCAGCACCTTCG GAATCTGgccagatggagcagacggCACGGACATCAACGCCGTGTGCAGGTCACATGACGGAGCCCTGCTGGCGTCCGCCGACGACTTCGGCAAAGTGCACTTGTTTTCCTTCCCCTGCTCTCAGCCGAGG gcTCCGAGTCACGAGTACGGCGGCCACAGCAGTCACGTGACCAACGTTGCCTTCCTGCACGACAACAGCCGCCTGATCTCCACCGGCGGGAAAGACACCAGCATCCTGCAGTGGGTGGTGGCCTAG